From the genome of Malus sylvestris chromosome 6, drMalSylv7.2, whole genome shotgun sequence, one region includes:
- the LOC126624964 gene encoding kinesin-like protein NACK1 produces MTVKTPGTPTSKIDRTPASTPASKIDRTVVSTPGGPRGAKEEKIVVTVRLRPLNKREQLAKDQVAWECLDDNTIVYKPPPQERSAQPVPFTFDKVFGPSSLTESVYEEGVKNVALSSLMGINATIFAYGQTSSGKTYTMRGITEKAVIDIYNHIINTPERDFTIKISGLEIYNENVRDLLNSESGRSLKLLDDPEKGTVVEKLVEETASNDQHLRHLISICEAQRQVGETALNDNSSRSHQIIRLTIESTLRENSDCVRSFVASLNLVDLAGSERASQTHTDGARLREGCHINLSLMTLTTVIRKLSGGKKSGHIPYRNSKLTRILQHSLGGNARTAIICTLSPALSHFEQSRNTLFFATRAKEVTNNARVNMVVSDKQLVKHLQKEVARLEAELRTPDPSREKDLKIQQMEMEIEELKRQRDRAQSQVLELQQKLDEDPQGSNPSEIPHPSVKKCLSYTGVLSTKPDKKEIGPGDRARNLRQSMRQSSTAPFTLMHEIRKLEHLQEQLGEEANRALEVLQKEVACHRLGNQDAAETIANLQAEIREMRFVRSVPKEVEFGTVVATNKSVSANLKEEITRLHSQGSTIANLEEQLESVQKSIDKLVMSLPSNQQECNIEASLKSKKESKKKCLPLTSSNIANRQNFIRSPCSPLSASRQIAESETENRAPENDDILSGEIQPESEKRTPTKNEECGDVSSKESTPTGYRRSSSVNMKKMQKMFQNAAEENVRNIRTYVTELKERVAKLQYQKQLLVCQVLELEANEAAGYNLENDENICETEEPQVSWQITFKEQRQQIIELWDLCFVSIIHRTQFYLLFKGDPADQIYVEVELRRLTWLQQHLAELGNASPAQVGDEPTVSLSSSMRALKREREFLAKRLSSRLMAEERDALYMKWDVPLEGKQRKLQFVNKLWQDPHDPRHIQESAEIVAKLVGFCESGNLSREMFELNFVLPSDRRPWMMGWNQISNLLNL; encoded by the exons ATGACTGTCAAAACTCCTGGAACACCAACTTCAAAAATAGACAGGACACCGGCATCAACACCGGCTTCAAAAATAGACAGGACAGTAGTCTCAACTCCAGGTGGGCCTAGAGGAGCTAAGGAGGAGAAGATCGTTGTCACGGTGCGTTTAAGGCCTCTAAACAAAAGAGAGCAACTAGCAAAAGACCAAGTTGCGTGGGAATGCCTCGATGACAACACGATTGTGTACAAGCCCCCGCCTCAAGAACGCTCGGCTCAACCGGTCCCATTCACATTTG ATAAAGTTTTCGGTCCTAGTTCCTTAACGGAATCAGTGTACGAGGAAGGAGTGAAAAATGTGGCCTTGTCTTCGTTGATGGGCATCAATG CAACTATATTCGCTTACGGGCAAACGAGCAGTGGGAAGACATACACAATGAGAGGGATAACAGAGAAAGCTGTCATTGATATCTACAAccatatcatcaat ACACCGGAGAGAGACTTTACAATAAAAATTTCTGGATTAGAAATATACAATGAGAACGTGAGGGACCTCCTAAATTCAGAATCGGGTCGTAGTTTGAAGCTTCTAGATGATCCAGAG AAAGGTACAGTGGTTGAGAAACTGGTGGAGGAAACTGCAAGCAATGATCAGCATTTGAGACATTTAATCAGCATTTGTGAAGCCCAAAGACAAGTTGGTGAAACTGCTTTGAATGACAACAGCTCCCGGTCTCATCAGATAATAAGGCTG ACAATTGAAAGTACGCTGCGTGAGAATTCTGACTGCGTGAGATCTTTCGTGGCAAGCCTG AACTTAGTCGATCTGGCTGGAAGCGAAAGAGCTTCGCAAACACATACAGATGGTGCTAGGCTCCGGGAAGGTTGCCACATCAATCTTAGCTTGATGACACTTACAACTGTCATTAGAAAGCTGAG TGGTGGGAAAAAAAGTGGTCATATACCCTATAGAAACTCAAAGCTCACTCGCATATTGCAGCATTCTCTCGGTGGGAATGCACGCACTGCCATCATATGCACCTTGAGTCCGGCATTGAGCCATTTCGAACAATCTCGCAATACGCTCTTCTTTGCCACTAGGGCAAAGGAAGTAACAAATAATGCTCGTGTGAATATG GTTGTTTCGGACAAACAGCTAGTGAAACATCTGCAGAAGGAAGTAGCGAGGCTGGAAGCAGAGCTGCGCACCCCTGACCCGTCAAGggaaaaagacttgaaaattcAGCAG ATGGAAATGGAGATTGAAGAACTGAAACGCCAAAGAGATCGTGCTCAATCTCAAGTGCTCGAATTACAGCAAAAACTTGACGAGGATCCACAG GGTTCAAACCCTTCGGAAATACCCCATCCCTCTGTGAAGAAATGTCTCTCATACACCGGTGTTCTATCAACAAAACCCGACAAAAAGGAGATAGGCCCTGGTGATAGAGCAAGAAATTTGAGGCAGTCTATGAGGCAATCATCAACTGCTCCTTTCACACTAATGCATGAAATCCGAAAACTTGAACACCTGCAAGAACAGCTAGGGGAAGAAGCAAATCGAGCTCTGGAAGTATTACAAAAAGAGGTGGCTTGTCATAGGCTAGGCAACCAAGATGCAGCTGAAACAATTGCCAATCTGCAAGCAGAAATAAGAGAAATGCGTTTTGTCAGATCAGTGCCAAAAGAAGTTGAGTTTGGAACTGTCGTTGCTACCAACAAGAGTGTAAGTGCTAATCTCAAGGAAGAGATTACGAGACTTCATTCACAAGGCAGCACGATTGCAAATCTCGAGGAACAGCTAGAAAGTGTTCAGAAGTCGATAGATAAATTGGTGATGTCTCTTCCTAGCAATCAACAAGAGTGCAATATCGAGGCATCCCTCAAGTCTAAGAAAGAGTCTAAAAAGAAGTGCCTACCTTTGACCTCAAGTAACATTGCCAACCGGCAAAATTTCATCAGATCACCTTGCTCACCTCTATCAGCTTCTCGGCAAATTGCAGAATCTGAAACCGAAAATAGGGCTCCTGAGAATGATGATATTTTGTCCGGCGAGATTCAACCAGAGTCTGAGAAGAGGACTCCGACAAAGAATGAAGAATGTGGAGATGTCTCATCAAAGGAGAGCACTCCAACAGGGTATCGGCGTTCTAGTTCAGTAAACATGAAGAAAATGCAGAAGATGTTCCAAAATGCAGCAGAAGAGAACGTAAGAAACATTAGAACATATGTAACGGAACTGAAAGAGCGGGTGGCCAAACTGCAGTACCAAAAGCAGCTACTAGTTTGCCAG GTTCTGGAGCTGGAAGCAAATGAAGCTGCCGGGTACAATTTAGAGAATGACGAGAACATATGTGAGACTGAGGAGCCCCAAGTCTCGTGGCAAATAACTTTCAAGGAACAAAGACAGCAGATCATTGAGTTGTGGGATTTGTGCTTTGTCTCCATCATTCACAGGACAcaattttatttgttgtttAAGGGTGACCCAGCAGATCAAATCTACGTGGAAGTGGAGCTGAGGCGGTTGACATGGCTGCAACAGCATCTTGCGGAACTTGGGAATGCTAGCCCTGCTCAAGTGGGAGACGAACCCACAGTCTCTTTGTCATCAAG TATGAGAGCGCTAAAGCGCGAAAGGGAGTTCCTTGCGAAGAGGTTGTCTTCACGCTTGATGGCAGAGGAGAGGGATGCATTGTACATGAAATGGGATGTCCCGCTGGAAGGAAAGCAGAGGAAGCTGCAGTTTGTGAACAAGCTTTGGCAAGATCCCCATGATCCCAGGCACATACAGGAGAGTGCTGAAATAGTTGCAAAACTTGTTGGCTTCTGCGAAAGCGGAAACTTGTCGAGAGAGATGTTTGAGCTCAATTTTGTGCTCCCATCTGATAGGAGGCCATGGATGATGGGCTGGAACCAGATATCCAATCTTCTTAATTTGTGA
- the LOC126627085 gene encoding L-Ala-D/L-amino acid epimerase-like, whose translation MALVTPTTFGFSNLLETFTVNVQRAENRPLNVPLTAPFTIATSRLERVENVAVRVELSNGCVGWGETPILPFVTAEDQQTAMVKAKEACEFLLRSPAMTLGSVLGEIGGILPGYEFASVRAGVEMAIIDAVSMSIGVPLWRLFGGASNTVITDITIPIVSAAEAAKLASKYREQGFKTLKLKVGKNLNSDIEVLQAIRDVHPDCYFILDANEGYNSDEAIQVLEKLHEVGVSPLLFEQPVHRDDWKGLGNVYRVAKDKYGVSVAADESCRSLADVKKIVEENLADVINIKLAKVGVVRALEIIEVAKAAGLDLMIGGMVETRLAMGFAGHLAAGMGCFKFVDLDTPLLLSEDPVLEGYEVSGAVYKFRNARGHGGFLHWDNIA comes from the exons ATGGCTCTGGTCACCCCCACCACTTTTGGGTTCAGCAATCTGCTGGAAACCTTCACGGTGAACGTGCAGAGAGCAGAAAACCGGCCGCTGAACGTGCCGCTGACTGCACCGTTCACGATTGCGACTTCGCGTCTGGAGAGGGTGGAGAATGTGGCCGTGCGGGTTGAGTTGAGTAACGGGTGCGTGGGGTGGGGTGAAACTCCGATCTTGCCCTTTGTGACTGCAGAGGATCAGCAGACAGCCATGGTTAAGGCTAAGGAGGCCTGCGAGTTCTTGCTTCGCAGTCCGGCGATGACGTTGGGTTCGGTTTTGGGGGAGATTGGTGGGATTCTTCCTGGATATGAATTTGCTTCT GTTAGGGCAGGAGTTGAGATGGCAATTATCGATGCAGTTTCTATGAGTATCGGTGTCCCTTTGTGGAGACTATTTGGTGGAGCTTCAAACACAGTAATTACTGATATAACA ATTCCGATTGTTTCTGCAGCTGAAGCTGCTAAATTAGCTTCAAAGTACCGTGAACAAGGATTTAAGACCTTAAAGCTTAAGGTGGGAAAGAATTTGAATTCAGACATAGAAGTCCTTCAAGCTATACGTGATGTTCACCCTGATTGCTATTTTATCTTGGATGCTAACGAAGGATATAACTCTGATGAAGCTATCCAAGTTCTTGAAAAATTACATG AGGTGGGAGTGAGTCCTCTTCTCTTCGAACAACCGGTTCATAGAGATGATTGGAAAGGCCTTGGAAATGTTTACCGCGTTGCGAAAGACAAATATGGAGTATCAGTTGCAGCTGATGAGAGCTGTCGAAGTTTGGCTGATGTTAAGAAAATAGTGGAAGAAAATCTTGCTGATGTAATTAATATTAAACTTGCTAAAGTTGGGGTTGTTCGAGCCCTTGAAATCATCGAGGTAGCGAAGGCAGCGGGATTGGATCTGATGATTGGTGGTATGGTCGAGACTAGACTGGCCATGGGTTTTGCTGGCCATCTTGCTGCTGGCATGGGGTGCTTTAA GTTTGTTGACCTAGACACGCCCCTGCTGCTATCAGAAGATCCGGTTCTGGAGGGTTACGAAG TTTCGGGTGCGGTTTATAAGTTCAGAAATGCCAGAGGCCATGGTGGATTTCTGCACTGGGACAATATTGCTTG A
- the LOC126625302 gene encoding reticulon-like protein B9, whose protein sequence is MSRKPGLVYSSDSDDDGVIHGAKLFGRERPIYHVLGGGKVADVLLWRNIYVSAVLLIAMTGIWFLFEVVEYNFVTLLCHISITTLLVIFIWRMAAEIFKFPPPMVPQMILHENTFKQVASTAHKGFNHFLSRVLDSACGRDFPFFFLTIICLYILSVIGNYFSFLNLLYLGFICLETLPFLYERFEEDVDRLAGKISREIKRSYRKFDSQFLNKIPRGPVKDKKIR, encoded by the exons ATGTCTAGAAAGCCAGGATTAGTATATTCGTCGGATTCTGATGACGATGGAGTAATCCATGGTGCAAAGCTCTTCGGACGTGAAAGGCCAATATATCATGTTCTAGGAGGTGGAAAAG TGGCGGATGTGTTGTTGTGGAGGAATATATATGTATCAGCTGTCCTTTTAATTGCCATGACGGGAATCTGGTTTCTTTTCGAAGTTGTCGAGTACAATTTCGTGACGCTTCTCTGTCACATCTCGATTACCACATTGTTGGTAATCTTCATATGGCGCATGGCTGCAGAAATATTCAAATT TCCGCCGCCTATGGTACCTCAAATGATATTACATGAAAACACATTCAAACAAGTAGCTTCCACTGCCCATAAAGGATTCAACCACTTCTTATCAAGAGTTCTTGATAGTGCATGCGGAAGAGACTTCCCATTCTTCTTCTTG ACAATCATTTGTCTCTATATTTTGTCTGTGATCGGAAACTATTTCAGCTTTCTGAATCTTCTTTACTTGG GGTTCATCTGCTTGGAAACGCTACCATTCCTCTACGAGCGATTTGAGGAAGATGTTGATCGTTTAGCTGGAAAAATCAGCCGAGAGATAAAGAGATCGTACAGAAAGTTTGATTCTCAGTTTCTCAACAAAATTCCTAGAGGTCCAGTGAAAGACAAGAAAATCAGATGA